A single region of the Paramicrobacterium fandaimingii genome encodes:
- a CDS encoding glucose-6-phosphate dehydrogenase assembly protein OpcA, whose amino-acid sequence MIIDIPDTTTSAVSKRLVMLREEGGVVALGRVLTLIIIATRGDEEEAIEAANDASREHPMRVIVISVADSPTEGESRIDAQIRVGGDAGASEVIILRAFGGATDNKVSLVTGLLLPDAPVVAWWPGETPESVSASPIGQIAQRRITDASAHSDPHEALRQLARSYRPGDTDFAWTRLTLWRAQLAAVLDQPPYESITSVRVTGAADSPSTTLLAAWLQLQLQVPVTCELTHDIGGVGGIHGVEMTRASGTFSLERPVSNIATLTIPGQPVQDIALPRRNLRDSLAEELRRLDPDVLYGDVIVRGLAALEGMESEPAEGAK is encoded by the coding sequence ATGATCATTGACATTCCTGACACCACGACGAGCGCTGTCTCGAAGCGGCTCGTCATGCTTCGCGAAGAAGGTGGCGTTGTGGCACTCGGCCGAGTGCTCACGCTCATCATCATCGCAACGCGCGGTGACGAAGAAGAGGCGATTGAAGCCGCGAACGATGCCTCGCGAGAGCATCCGATGCGCGTGATCGTGATCTCTGTCGCCGACTCGCCCACCGAGGGCGAATCGCGCATTGACGCCCAGATTCGAGTGGGTGGAGATGCCGGTGCGAGCGAGGTCATCATTCTGCGCGCATTCGGCGGGGCAACCGACAACAAGGTAAGCCTCGTTACCGGCCTGCTTCTGCCCGATGCGCCTGTCGTTGCCTGGTGGCCAGGCGAGACCCCGGAAAGCGTGTCGGCCTCCCCCATCGGCCAGATCGCTCAAAGGCGCATTACGGATGCGTCGGCCCACTCCGACCCCCACGAGGCGCTCAGGCAGCTTGCGCGCTCGTATCGGCCGGGCGACACGGACTTCGCATGGACTCGTCTGACGCTGTGGCGCGCCCAGCTTGCCGCGGTTCTCGACCAGCCGCCATACGAGTCGATTACCTCTGTGCGGGTGACGGGCGCCGCGGATTCGCCCTCGACGACCCTTCTCGCGGCCTGGCTGCAATTGCAGCTTCAGGTTCCCGTGACCTGCGAGCTCACGCACGACATCGGTGGTGTCGGAGGAATTCACGGCGTTGAGATGACGCGGGCCTCAGGGACGTTCTCACTCGAGCGGCCCGTATCGAACATCGCGACGCTGACGATACCGGGACAGCCCGTGCAAGATATCGCCCTCCCCCGTCGCAACCTGCGGGACAGCCTTGCCGAGGAATTACGCCGACTTGACCCCGATGTCTTGTACGGTGACGTGATAGTGAGAGGACTCGCTGCGCTGGAAGGCATGGAGTCCGAACCGGCGGAAGGTGCCAAGTGA
- the pgl gene encoding 6-phosphogluconolactonase has product MTNERRVLIHNDKSALAASIAARFLTKVVDLLDEQERVSIVLEGGRVALDVLTQINANPARDTVDWARVHFWWGDERYVSSDDAERNDTKARTALLDHIDVPEANIHPMPSTDSGLDLDAAARAYATELAEYAEGSLALPRFDITFLGVGPDGHTASLFPDHTQVLEKSALVLPVTESPKPPSDRLTLTRPALNSSQRIWVEISGAEKASSLGLALAGASYSEVPIAGIKGRRRTVFFVDKEAAAEVPENLIAQSY; this is encoded by the coding sequence GTGACGAACGAACGGCGCGTGCTGATTCACAACGACAAGTCGGCATTGGCGGCATCGATTGCCGCTCGGTTTCTGACAAAGGTCGTCGATCTTCTCGACGAGCAGGAACGCGTGAGCATCGTTCTCGAGGGCGGCCGCGTCGCCCTCGACGTCCTCACACAGATCAATGCGAACCCAGCGCGAGACACCGTTGATTGGGCCCGCGTACACTTCTGGTGGGGTGATGAGCGATACGTATCGTCTGATGACGCTGAGCGGAATGATACAAAGGCGCGTACGGCGCTGCTCGATCACATCGATGTGCCCGAGGCAAACATCCACCCGATGCCATCAACGGACTCGGGGTTAGATCTTGATGCGGCAGCCAGGGCCTACGCGACCGAGCTGGCCGAATACGCGGAGGGGAGCCTGGCACTCCCCCGGTTCGACATTACGTTCCTCGGCGTCGGGCCCGATGGGCATACCGCGTCGCTCTTTCCCGACCACACGCAAGTACTCGAGAAGTCAGCTCTTGTCTTGCCCGTGACGGAGTCGCCGAAGCCGCCATCGGACCGGTTGACGCTGACTCGTCCGGCTCTGAACTCATCGCAACGGATCTGGGTAGAGATATCTGGAGCGGAAAAGGCGTCATCACTCGGGCTTGCACTGGCTGGCGCATCGTATTCCGAAGTGCCGATTGCGGGGATCAAAGGGCGTCGCCGCACCGTGTTCTTCGTTGACAAAGAGGCAGCGGCCGAGGTTCCTGAGAACCTGATCGCGCAGTCGTACTGA
- a CDS encoding RNA polymerase-binding protein RbpA encodes MALGGNTIRGARVGAGPMGEQDHGHHADRNAISYWDALGNETVRYFAADVPDEEIPDTISSPASGLPAGRDKDNPPAALRNEPYKTHLAYVKERRTDEEAEQLLQDALTQLRERRGTA; translated from the coding sequence ATGGCACTCGGAGGAAACACAATTCGTGGGGCTCGCGTTGGCGCGGGTCCGATGGGTGAACAAGACCATGGGCATCACGCTGACCGAAATGCCATCTCGTACTGGGATGCTCTCGGCAACGAGACTGTGCGATATTTCGCCGCTGATGTCCCCGACGAAGAGATCCCTGACACCATCAGTTCACCGGCTTCAGGCCTGCCGGCGGGACGCGACAAAGACAACCCTCCCGCGGCACTGAGAAATGAGCCGTACAAGACTCACCTTGCCTATGTGAAGGAACGGCGCACAGACGAAGAGGCCGAGCAACTGCTACAGGATGCTCTCACGCAGCTGCGTGAGCGTCGCGGCACCGCCTGA
- the secG gene encoding preprotein translocase subunit SecG encodes MEILQIILQVLLGITSLLLTFLILLHKGRGGGLSDMFGGGMGSNLGASGVAERNLNLITVLLGSIWFACVIVLGLITKFQSGV; translated from the coding sequence GTGGAGATTCTCCAGATCATCCTCCAAGTACTGCTCGGAATAACGAGCTTGCTCTTGACGTTCCTCATTCTGTTGCACAAGGGGCGCGGTGGCGGCCTCTCTGACATGTTCGGTGGAGGGATGGGCTCAAACCTCGGTGCGTCTGGCGTCGCCGAGCGGAACCTGAACCTCATCACGGTTCTGCTGGGAAGCATCTGGTTTGCCTGCGTTATCGTTCTCGGACTCATCACCAAGTTCCAGTCAGGCGTCTAG
- the tpiA gene encoding triose-phosphate isomerase, producing MAAVTRTPFIAGNWKMNLDHLQAIAFVQKLAWSLQDAKHDFDAVEVAVFPPFTDLRSVQTLVSADKLPLAYGAQDVSAQDSGAFTGEISGSFLSQLDCRYVIIGHSERRTLHNETDEVVKAKTAAALKHGVTPVICVGETAEDLEKHGSSAVPVSQLRTALEGVSADADVVVAYEPVWAIGSGQAATPDQAEQVAAALRAVLTESLGEDAAARTRILYGGSVKSGNIAGFMREPNVDGALVGGASLDATEFSNIARFQKHVGV from the coding sequence ATGGCAGCAGTAACTCGTACCCCGTTCATTGCGGGCAACTGGAAGATGAATCTCGATCACCTTCAGGCGATCGCGTTCGTGCAGAAGCTCGCCTGGAGCCTTCAGGACGCCAAGCACGATTTCGATGCTGTCGAGGTGGCGGTCTTCCCGCCGTTCACCGATCTTCGCAGCGTTCAGACGCTGGTCTCGGCCGACAAGCTTCCGCTTGCCTATGGCGCACAAGACGTATCTGCGCAGGACTCGGGTGCGTTCACGGGAGAGATCTCGGGATCGTTCCTCAGCCAGCTTGACTGCCGCTACGTCATCATCGGCCACTCGGAGCGCAGAACTCTGCACAACGAAACCGATGAGGTCGTCAAGGCGAAGACAGCGGCAGCGCTGAAACACGGGGTAACACCCGTGATCTGCGTTGGTGAGACGGCAGAAGACCTCGAGAAGCACGGTTCTTCGGCTGTTCCCGTCTCGCAGCTGCGCACCGCGCTTGAGGGCGTGTCAGCTGATGCTGATGTTGTCGTCGCCTACGAGCCCGTCTGGGCAATCGGCTCCGGTCAGGCCGCCACGCCCGATCAGGCGGAGCAGGTCGCGGCAGCTCTGCGCGCAGTGCTTACCGAGTCACTCGGAGAGGATGCCGCGGCACGCACCCGCATCCTGTACGGCGGGTCAGTGAAATCCGGCAACATTGCCGGATTCATGCGTGAACCGAACGTCGATGGAGCGCTTGTCGGAGGCGCAAGCCTCGACGCAACCGAGTTCTCGAACATCGCTCGTTTTCAGAAGCACGTCGGCGTCTGA
- a CDS encoding phosphoglycerate kinase translates to MLRTLESLGSLSGKRVVVRCDLNVPLSDGVITDDGRVRASLPTLNALINQGARVVVISHLGRPEGAPDAQYSLAPVAQRLSELLGTSLTFAADTTGHAAADAVANLQDGQIALLENLRFNTGETSKDDGERREFAKKIAELGDAFVSDGFGVVHRKQASVYELPQLLPSAAGTLIETELTVLDQLTENPKRPYSVVLGGSKVSDKLGVIEHLLPRVDSLLIGGGMLFTFLAAHGHKVGSSLLESDQIDTVKKYLSDAEERGVEIVLPEDVVVASAFSADADHEIRPIDSIEDTPFGSSGLGLDIGPKTAQAFAQRISESKTVFWNGPMGVFELAPFAAGTKVVAEALTRVDGLSVVGGGDSAAAVRALGFADDQFGHISTGGGASLEFLEGKKLPGLEVLGWQQ, encoded by the coding sequence GTGCTACGCACTTTAGAGTCACTGGGTTCGCTGAGCGGCAAACGCGTCGTCGTCCGGTGTGATCTCAACGTCCCTCTCTCGGACGGGGTCATCACCGACGACGGGCGCGTTCGCGCGTCTCTGCCGACCCTCAATGCACTGATCAACCAGGGTGCCCGTGTCGTGGTCATCTCGCACCTCGGCCGTCCGGAGGGCGCCCCCGATGCCCAGTACAGCCTCGCACCGGTCGCTCAGCGGCTCAGCGAGCTGCTGGGAACGTCTCTCACCTTCGCCGCCGACACCACCGGGCACGCGGCGGCTGATGCCGTCGCGAACCTGCAGGACGGACAGATCGCGCTTCTCGAGAACCTCCGCTTCAACACGGGGGAGACCAGCAAGGACGACGGCGAGCGTCGCGAGTTCGCCAAGAAGATCGCCGAACTCGGCGACGCCTTCGTGTCTGACGGCTTCGGTGTCGTGCACCGCAAGCAAGCAAGCGTCTACGAGCTTCCCCAACTGCTGCCGAGCGCGGCGGGCACTCTCATCGAGACGGAGCTCACGGTTCTTGACCAGCTCACAGAGAACCCGAAACGTCCCTACTCGGTTGTGTTGGGCGGCTCAAAGGTCTCAGACAAGCTCGGCGTGATCGAGCACCTTCTGCCCCGTGTCGACTCGTTACTCATCGGTGGCGGAATGCTCTTCACCTTCCTCGCCGCGCACGGACACAAGGTGGGGTCGAGTTTGCTTGAGAGCGACCAGATCGACACCGTCAAGAAGTATCTCAGCGACGCCGAGGAACGAGGTGTCGAGATCGTTCTCCCTGAGGACGTCGTCGTCGCTTCAGCTTTCAGCGCTGACGCCGATCACGAGATTCGTCCCATCGATTCCATCGAAGACACCCCGTTCGGGTCCTCAGGACTCGGACTCGATATCGGGCCGAAGACGGCGCAGGCATTTGCCCAGCGCATCTCCGAGTCGAAAACGGTGTTCTGGAACGGTCCCATGGGTGTCTTCGAGCTCGCTCCCTTCGCGGCCGGAACCAAGGTCGTCGCCGAAGCGCTGACGCGCGTCGACGGGCTCAGCGTCGTCGGTGGGGGAGACTCGGCAGCGGCAGTTCGTGCTCTCGGCTTCGCTGATGATCAATTTGGCCACATTTCAACGGGCGGCGGGGCGAGCCTCGAATTCCTCGAAGGCAAGAAGCTTCCCGGACTGGAGGTTCTCGGATGGCAGCAGTAA
- the gap gene encoding type I glyceraldehyde-3-phosphate dehydrogenase, translated as MSVKIGINGFGRIGRNFLRAALAQGADLDIVAVNDLTDNKTLAHLLAYDSVGGRLGQPVSHDGDVITVGDKSIKVFEERDPANLPWGDLGVDIVIESTGRFTKAADAGKHIAGGAKKVLISAPGSDVDGTFVMGVNEDTYDSATMNIISNASCTTNCLAPLAKVLNDAFGIERGFMMTAHAYTADQNLQDGPHSDLRRSRAAAINIVPASTGAAKAIGLVLPELNGKLSGSSYRVPVPTGSIVDLTAVIERDDVTVDQVNAAYREAAESGRLEGFLKYTADPIVSSDIQQDPHSSIFDSELTNVSGNLVKVSSWYDNEWGYSNRLVDLTEYVAERL; from the coding sequence TTGTCAGTAAAGATCGGAATCAACGGCTTCGGCCGCATCGGACGCAACTTCCTTCGCGCGGCACTCGCGCAGGGCGCTGACCTCGACATCGTCGCGGTCAACGACTTGACCGATAACAAGACGCTTGCCCACCTGCTCGCGTACGATTCGGTGGGTGGCCGCCTCGGTCAGCCTGTCAGCCACGACGGAGACGTCATCACCGTCGGCGACAAGAGCATCAAGGTGTTCGAAGAGCGCGACCCCGCGAACCTTCCGTGGGGAGACCTCGGCGTTGACATCGTCATCGAGTCGACGGGCCGTTTCACAAAGGCAGCAGACGCGGGCAAGCACATTGCGGGGGGCGCCAAGAAGGTGCTCATCTCTGCTCCCGGCTCCGATGTCGACGGCACGTTCGTCATGGGCGTGAATGAAGACACCTACGACTCGGCGACGATGAACATCATTTCAAACGCCAGCTGCACCACCAACTGCCTCGCGCCGCTTGCCAAGGTGCTCAACGACGCTTTCGGCATCGAGCGTGGCTTCATGATGACCGCTCACGCATACACAGCCGACCAGAACCTCCAGGACGGCCCGCACTCGGACCTGCGTCGTTCGCGCGCTGCCGCGATCAACATCGTTCCCGCTTCGACGGGCGCAGCCAAGGCCATCGGTCTCGTGCTTCCCGAGCTGAACGGAAAGCTCAGCGGCTCGTCGTATCGTGTTCCGGTTCCCACCGGTTCCATCGTCGATCTCACCGCTGTCATCGAACGCGATGACGTCACCGTCGACCAGGTAAATGCCGCGTACCGCGAGGCCGCCGAGTCCGGTCGCCTCGAGGGATTCCTGAAGTACACAGCTGACCCGATCGTCTCCAGCGACATCCAGCAGGACCCGCACTCGTCGATCTTCGACTCAGAGCTGACAAACGTCAGCGGCAACCTGGTCAAGGTATCGAGCTGGTATGACAATGAGTGGGGCTACTCCAACCGCCTTGTCGACCTCACCGAGTACGTGGCCGAGCGCCTCTAG
- a CDS encoding superoxide dismutase — MAEYTLPELRYDYGALEPSISGTIMELHHSKHHQTYVTGANTALEKLAEARDSGDFANVSKLEKDLAFNLGGHVNHSIFWTNLSPNGGDRPTGELEAAVNDNFGSFDKFQAHFNAAALGIQGSGWGALMWDSIGQKLLIQQFYDQQSNFPAGTVPILLLDMWEHAFYLDYQNVKGDYVKAFWNIVDWANVQQRFTTAREKTSGLLVLS; from the coding sequence ATGGCTGAATACACGCTTCCTGAGCTTCGATATGACTACGGCGCACTCGAGCCGAGCATTTCGGGCACGATTATGGAGCTACACCACTCAAAGCATCACCAGACGTACGTGACGGGAGCCAACACCGCACTTGAAAAGCTCGCGGAAGCCCGCGATTCCGGTGATTTCGCAAACGTCAGCAAGCTTGAGAAGGACCTCGCGTTCAACCTCGGCGGACACGTCAATCACTCGATCTTCTGGACGAACCTTTCACCAAACGGCGGGGACCGCCCGACCGGTGAACTCGAAGCGGCCGTCAACGATAACTTCGGCTCGTTCGATAAGTTCCAGGCACACTTCAACGCCGCCGCACTGGGCATCCAGGGCTCAGGGTGGGGCGCGCTGATGTGGGATTCGATTGGCCAGAAGCTGCTCATTCAGCAGTTCTACGACCAGCAGTCGAACTTCCCCGCTGGAACTGTTCCCATTCTGCTCCTCGATATGTGGGAGCACGCGTTTTACCTTGACTACCAGAACGTCAAGGGAGACTACGTGAAGGCGTTCTGGAACATCGTCGACTGGGCGAACGTGCAACAGCGTTTCACGACCGCACGTGAGAAGACCTCAGGCCTGCTGGTACTGTCGTAA
- the whiA gene encoding DNA-binding protein WhiA, whose amino-acid sequence MALTADVKDELTAVAETRNTVRAAELASLLRFSGGLHIISGRIAIESEVDSPQIARRVRKDLAELYGVRSEATAISPSGARRAPYFLVRVVAGGETLARQTGLLDSRRRPVRGLPNRLTTGSRDELAAIWRGAFLARGTLSDPGRSAALEVSCPGNESAMALVGAAGRLGISAKAREVRGIHRVVIRDGEAIGAMLTAMGAHSTVTEWEEMRQRREVRATANRLVNFDDANLRRSAQAAVAACARVERALEILNADVPDHLAYAGKLRLDHRDASLDELGHFATPPMTKDAVAGRIRRLLAMADKKASDLGIPDTQANLPAHLD is encoded by the coding sequence TTGGCTCTTACAGCCGATGTCAAGGACGAATTGACCGCAGTAGCCGAAACGCGCAACACGGTTCGAGCGGCCGAACTCGCCTCCCTCCTGCGGTTCAGCGGCGGCCTCCACATCATCTCTGGTCGCATCGCCATCGAGTCCGAGGTTGATTCCCCGCAGATCGCGCGACGCGTACGCAAAGACCTGGCAGAACTCTACGGAGTGCGCAGCGAGGCGACGGCGATCTCGCCGTCCGGGGCGCGACGCGCGCCGTATTTCCTCGTACGCGTTGTCGCCGGGGGAGAAACCCTTGCGCGTCAGACCGGCCTGCTCGACTCCCGGCGTCGCCCCGTTCGTGGCCTTCCGAACCGGCTAACGACGGGGTCTCGCGACGAGCTCGCCGCCATCTGGCGCGGCGCATTTCTCGCTAGGGGCACGCTGTCAGACCCCGGTCGATCTGCGGCGCTCGAGGTGTCCTGCCCAGGGAACGAGTCGGCAATGGCGCTCGTCGGGGCTGCGGGACGCCTGGGCATCTCGGCCAAGGCACGAGAGGTTCGCGGCATCCATCGAGTCGTCATTCGCGACGGCGAGGCAATCGGCGCGATGCTCACGGCGATGGGGGCTCACAGCACCGTCACCGAGTGGGAAGAGATGCGCCAACGGCGAGAAGTTCGCGCGACGGCGAATCGCCTCGTCAACTTCGACGACGCAAATCTTCGGCGATCGGCGCAGGCTGCCGTTGCCGCGTGCGCGCGCGTTGAGCGCGCCCTGGAGATTCTCAACGCCGACGTTCCCGACCACCTGGCCTACGCCGGCAAGCTGCGCCTCGACCACCGCGACGCAAGTCTCGACGAGCTTGGGCATTTCGCGACACCGCCCATGACGAAGGACGCCGTTGCCGGCCGGATTCGTCGGCTGCTCGCCATGGCAGACAAGAAGGCAAGCGATCTCGGCATTCCCGACACCCAGGCGAATCTTCCGGCGCATCTCGACTAA
- the rapZ gene encoding RNase adapter RapZ, which produces MASDEPASEQEVLIVTGMSGAGRSSVANALEDLDWYVVDNLPPQMLKPLVDLAERAEGTEKLAVVVDVRGRDFFSDLRSMLQGLREGTHLRVLFLDAADDALVRRFEAVRRPHPLQGDGTILDGIRLERARVAAIRELSDLIIDTTDLNVHQLGSSVRDLFKSDATPGVQVTVMSFGFKYGIPTDADMIADARFLPNPFWVPELRMHTGLDSEVDSYVFTQPGAEEFLTAYASALTPVLAGYQRENKRHAVVAVGCTGGKHRSVAMAERLTTMLQDQPDVVVNVKHRDLGRE; this is translated from the coding sequence ATGGCAAGCGACGAACCAGCATCCGAGCAGGAAGTCCTCATCGTCACCGGAATGTCGGGGGCCGGACGCTCAAGCGTTGCCAACGCTCTGGAAGATCTCGATTGGTATGTCGTCGACAATCTTCCGCCGCAGATGCTCAAGCCGCTCGTTGATCTTGCGGAGCGCGCCGAAGGAACGGAAAAGCTCGCCGTTGTCGTTGACGTGCGCGGTCGCGACTTCTTCAGCGACCTCCGATCGATGCTTCAGGGTCTGAGAGAGGGAACCCATCTGCGAGTGCTGTTCCTTGACGCCGCCGACGATGCTCTCGTCAGGCGCTTCGAGGCTGTGCGTCGACCGCATCCGCTTCAGGGAGACGGAACGATCCTTGACGGCATCCGTCTCGAACGCGCGCGCGTCGCCGCCATTCGCGAGCTCAGCGACCTCATCATCGATACAACAGACCTGAACGTTCACCAGCTCGGATCATCAGTGCGAGATCTGTTCAAGAGCGATGCAACGCCTGGCGTGCAGGTCACGGTGATGAGCTTTGGGTTCAAATATGGGATCCCGACTGACGCGGATATGATTGCTGACGCGAGATTTCTGCCGAATCCCTTCTGGGTTCCGGAACTGCGGATGCACACCGGCCTCGATTCCGAGGTTGATTCGTACGTCTTCACACAACCGGGCGCCGAGGAGTTCCTCACCGCATATGCCTCCGCGCTGACCCCGGTTCTCGCTGGGTATCAACGCGAGAACAAGCGACATGCGGTTGTGGCCGTGGGATGCACAGGCGGAAAGCATCGTTCAGTCGCAATGGCTGAGCGTCTCACAACTATGCTTCAAGATCAGCCCGACGTCGTCGTGAACGTGAAACACCGAGACCTCGGCCGCGAATAG
- the uvrC gene encoding excinuclease ABC subunit UvrC, producing the protein MAEQLSYRPKAGEIPTQPGVYRFRDANRRVLYVGKAKNLRSRLSNYFAPLRTLHERTRRMVTTATSVEWTVVGSDVEALQLEYTWIKEFEPPFNVKFRDDKTYPYLAVTLGDEAPRVMVTRNPRIKGARYFGPYPKIWAVHDTIDLMIKAFPIRTCSDSNYKRAMQSGKPCFPGQIGKCGGPCSMTVSIEEHRRIVDDFVSFMSGNDKRFTRELQRSMKDAAERQDYESAARYRDQLLSLEAVLDKSTVVMKESVDADMFGIEHDELSAAVQQFVVRGGRIRGVRSWTVDKELDVEAGDLIEGVIRTAYSAPKVDVPREIVVPVLPDDAAEISEWLTTVRGRGTVRLKTAQRGEKAALMETAVLNAKQALIRHKTRRSSDFASRSQALADLQDALGMSEAPLRIECFDISHLSGTNIVASMVVFEDGLARKNQYRTFSIAESTDDTDSMYQVLMRRLAHLDEPSDAEEPTDTAPKRFSYPPQLLLVDGGQPQVAAAKRALEESGRTGIQIAGIAKRLEELWLPDDDFPVILPRNSEALYLVQRLRDEAHRFAITYQRKRRKRDISTVLSEVPGVGPARVKKLLTHFGSVARLKYASPEEITEATGVGPALAQAIHAKLHTR; encoded by the coding sequence GTGGCAGAACAGCTCTCCTATCGTCCGAAGGCGGGTGAAATTCCCACCCAGCCGGGCGTATACCGCTTCAGAGACGCCAACCGGCGGGTGCTGTACGTCGGCAAGGCGAAGAACCTCCGCTCGCGGCTGAGCAACTATTTCGCGCCGCTGCGCACGCTTCACGAGCGCACTCGGCGCATGGTGACGACGGCAACGAGCGTCGAATGGACGGTTGTCGGAAGCGATGTCGAGGCTCTTCAGCTCGAGTACACCTGGATTAAGGAGTTCGAGCCTCCCTTCAACGTCAAGTTCCGTGACGACAAGACCTACCCGTACCTTGCGGTCACGCTGGGAGACGAGGCTCCGCGTGTGATGGTCACTCGCAATCCCCGCATCAAGGGTGCGCGCTATTTTGGGCCGTATCCGAAGATCTGGGCTGTACACGACACGATCGATCTGATGATCAAGGCGTTTCCCATTCGCACCTGCTCGGACTCGAATTATAAGCGGGCGATGCAATCGGGGAAGCCGTGCTTCCCTGGGCAGATCGGCAAATGCGGCGGCCCCTGCTCGATGACGGTGAGCATCGAGGAGCACCGTCGTATCGTCGACGACTTCGTCAGCTTCATGAGCGGAAACGACAAGCGCTTCACACGGGAACTGCAACGCTCGATGAAAGATGCCGCCGAGCGGCAGGACTACGAGTCTGCGGCGCGTTATCGCGATCAGCTTCTGTCTCTTGAGGCGGTCCTCGACAAGAGCACCGTGGTCATGAAGGAGTCCGTTGATGCCGACATGTTCGGTATCGAGCACGATGAGCTGTCGGCGGCTGTTCAACAGTTCGTCGTGCGCGGTGGCCGCATTCGCGGCGTGCGGTCGTGGACTGTCGACAAAGAGCTTGATGTCGAAGCGGGCGACCTGATCGAGGGAGTCATCCGCACGGCCTACAGCGCACCGAAGGTAGATGTTCCGCGCGAGATCGTCGTTCCTGTTCTGCCCGACGACGCGGCAGAGATCTCTGAGTGGCTTACCACGGTGCGCGGGCGAGGAACCGTGCGGCTCAAGACCGCCCAGAGAGGCGAGAAAGCGGCACTCATGGAGACAGCCGTGCTCAACGCCAAGCAGGCTCTGATTCGGCACAAGACTCGACGCAGCTCCGATTTCGCCTCACGCAGCCAGGCACTCGCCGACCTTCAAGATGCCCTCGGAATGTCTGAGGCCCCGCTTCGCATCGAATGCTTCGACATCTCTCATCTTTCGGGCACGAACATCGTCGCCTCAATGGTGGTGTTCGAAGATGGTTTGGCACGCAAGAACCAGTACCGCACGTTTTCGATCGCCGAGTCGACGGATGACACCGACTCCATGTATCAAGTGCTCATGCGTCGCCTCGCTCACCTTGATGAGCCGAGCGATGCGGAGGAACCGACGGACACCGCGCCCAAGCGGTTCTCGTACCCGCCGCAGCTGCTTCTCGTCGACGGTGGCCAACCGCAGGTCGCTGCGGCAAAGAGAGCGCTCGAAGAGTCAGGCCGAACGGGCATTCAGATTGCGGGAATAGCGAAGCGGCTCGAGGAGCTCTGGCTCCCTGACGATGATTTCCCCGTGATTCTGCCCCGCAACAGCGAGGCTCTCTACCTTGTGCAGAGGCTCCGCGACGAAGCACACCGCTTTGCGATCACGTACCAACGAAAACGCCGGAAGCGCGACATCTCGACGGTGCTCTCCGAGGTGCCCGGTGTTGGTCCAGCGCGGGTGAAGAAACTGCTCACTCACTTCGGATCGGTTGCCCGCCTCAAGTATGCATCGCCCGAAGAGATCACGGAAGCGACGGGCGTTGGGCCCGCTCTTGCGCAGGCAATCCACGCGAAGCTCCACACTCGGTAG